A region of Streptomyces sp. NBC_01750 DNA encodes the following proteins:
- a CDS encoding RsmB/NOP family class I SAM-dependent RNA methyltransferase, with the protein MNEQAHRRPPKPYRRPKKDPVRILAFEALRAVDERDAYANLVLPPLLKKAREKDDFDGRDAALATELVYGTLRRQGTYDAIIATCIDRPLREVDPPVLDVLALGAHQLLGTRIPSHAAVSASVELARVVLGDGRARFVNAVLRKIAQDDLDTWLERVAPPYDKDAEDHLAVVHSHPRWIVSALWDSLGGGRAGIEDLLEADNERPEVTLVARPGRSTTDELLEALGEESGLPGRWSPYAVRLAEGGEPGAIEAVREGRAGVQDEGSQLVAIALANAPLEGRDERWLDGCAGPGGKAALLAALAAGRGASLLASEKQPHRARLVERALAGNPGPYQVIAADGTRPPWLPGSFDRVLMDVPCTGLGALRRRPEARWRRRPEDLESFAPLQRGLLREALSAVRVGGVVGYATCSPHLAETRVVVEDVLKGRGGPAVEAEWLDARPLMPGVAGTGDGPDVQLWPHLHGTDAMYLALLRRTA; encoded by the coding sequence TTGAACGAGCAGGCACATCGCCGTCCCCCGAAGCCGTACCGACGCCCCAAGAAGGATCCCGTGCGGATCCTCGCCTTCGAGGCGCTGCGTGCCGTCGACGAGCGGGACGCGTACGCGAATCTCGTTCTGCCGCCCCTGCTGAAGAAGGCCAGGGAGAAGGACGACTTCGACGGGCGGGACGCGGCGCTCGCCACCGAGCTGGTGTACGGGACGCTGCGCCGCCAGGGTACGTACGACGCGATCATCGCGACCTGTATCGACCGTCCGTTGCGCGAGGTCGACCCGCCGGTACTCGATGTGCTCGCGCTCGGTGCGCACCAGCTGCTCGGAACGCGGATCCCGTCGCATGCCGCGGTCTCGGCGAGTGTGGAGCTGGCCAGGGTGGTGCTCGGCGACGGGCGGGCGAGGTTCGTCAACGCCGTCCTGCGGAAGATCGCGCAGGACGACCTCGACACCTGGCTGGAGCGGGTCGCGCCGCCGTACGACAAGGACGCCGAGGACCATCTGGCCGTGGTGCACTCGCATCCGCGGTGGATCGTCTCCGCGCTGTGGGACTCGCTCGGCGGCGGGCGCGCCGGGATCGAGGACCTGCTGGAGGCCGACAACGAGCGGCCCGAGGTGACCCTCGTTGCCCGGCCCGGGCGTTCCACGACCGATGAACTGCTCGAGGCGCTCGGCGAGGAGTCGGGGCTGCCGGGACGCTGGTCGCCCTATGCCGTGCGGCTGGCCGAGGGTGGCGAGCCCGGTGCCATCGAGGCCGTACGGGAGGGGCGGGCCGGAGTCCAGGACGAGGGCAGCCAGCTCGTCGCGATCGCCCTGGCCAACGCTCCGCTGGAAGGCCGCGACGAGCGCTGGCTCGACGGCTGCGCCGGTCCCGGTGGCAAGGCGGCGCTGCTCGCCGCGCTGGCCGCGGGGCGGGGCGCGTCGCTGCTGGCTTCCGAGAAGCAGCCGCACCGGGCCCGGCTGGTGGAGCGGGCGCTGGCCGGCAACCCCGGCCCCTACCAGGTCATCGCCGCCGACGGCACCCGGCCGCCGTGGCTGCCCGGTTCGTTCGACCGCGTGCTGATGGACGTGCCGTGCACCGGACTCGGCGCACTGCGGCGCAGGCCCGAGGCCCGCTGGCGGCGGCGTCCCGAGGACCTGGAGAGCTTCGCTCCGCTCCAACGCGGCCTGTTGCGCGAGGCGTTGAGTGCCGTACGGGTCGGGGGCGTGGTCGGATACGCGACCTGCTCGCCGCATCTCGCCGAGACCCGGGTGGTCGTGGAGGACGTACTCAAGGGGCGCGGTGGCCCGGCCGTCGAGGCCGAGTGGCTGGACGCGAGGCCGCTGATGCCGGGCGTCGCGGGGACGGGCGACGGGCCGGACGTGCAGCTCTGGCCGCATCTGCACGGCACGGACGCGATGTACCTGGCGCTGCTGCGGCGTACGGCCTGA
- the fmt gene encoding methionyl-tRNA formyltransferase: MKLVFAGTPEVAVPALDALIASDRHEVAAVVTRPDAPAGRGRRLVASPVAQRAEEAGIEVLKPVKPQDEEFLARLREIAPDCCPVVAYGALLPKVALDVPARGWVNLHFSLLPAWRGAAPVQHAVIAGDEVTGASTFLIEEGLDSGPVYGVITEQVRSTDTSGDLLTRLAFAGAGLLAATMDGIEDGTLQAVPQPADGISLAPKINVEHAHVDWKDPALRIDRLVRGCTPAPGAWTVFRGERLKLIQAALLPDRTDLTAGRLSAGKNNVYVGTGSHAVELLWVQPQGKKPMRAADWARGVRIAPGERLGAADVG; encoded by the coding sequence ATGAAGCTCGTCTTCGCAGGCACCCCCGAGGTCGCCGTACCCGCCCTGGACGCATTGATCGCCTCCGACCGGCACGAAGTGGCGGCCGTTGTCACCAGGCCGGACGCTCCCGCCGGGCGCGGGCGCCGTCTGGTCGCCAGCCCGGTCGCCCAGCGGGCCGAGGAGGCTGGGATCGAGGTGCTCAAGCCGGTCAAGCCGCAGGACGAGGAGTTCCTGGCGCGGCTGCGCGAGATCGCGCCCGACTGCTGCCCGGTCGTCGCCTACGGTGCGCTGCTGCCGAAGGTGGCGCTGGACGTGCCGGCCCGCGGCTGGGTCAATCTGCACTTCTCGCTGCTGCCCGCCTGGCGCGGCGCCGCACCCGTCCAGCACGCCGTCATCGCCGGTGACGAGGTGACCGGCGCCTCGACCTTCCTGATCGAGGAAGGGCTGGACTCGGGCCCGGTGTACGGGGTGATCACCGAGCAGGTGCGGTCCACCGACACCAGTGGCGATCTGCTCACCCGGCTCGCCTTCGCCGGCGCCGGGCTGCTCGCCGCGACCATGGACGGTATCGAGGACGGCACGCTGCAGGCCGTGCCGCAGCCGGCCGACGGCATCTCGCTCGCGCCGAAGATCAACGTCGAGCACGCCCACGTGGACTGGAAGGATCCGGCGCTCCGCATCGACCGCCTCGTACGCGGCTGCACGCCCGCTCCCGGTGCCTGGACGGTCTTTCGCGGCGAGCGGCTCAAGCTGATCCAGGCGGCGCTGCTGCCGGACCGCACGGACCTCACGGCCGGCCGGCTCTCGGCGGGCAAGAACAATGTGTACGTCGGCACCGGATCGCACGCCGTCGAGCTGCTCTGGGTCCAGCCGCAGGGCAAGAAGCCGATGCGCGCCGCCGACTGGGCGCGCGGAGTGCGGATCGCCCCGGGCGAGCGGCTGGGAGCCGCGGACGTAGGCTGA